In Phaseolus vulgaris cultivar G19833 chromosome 10, P. vulgaris v2.0, whole genome shotgun sequence, a single genomic region encodes these proteins:
- the LOC137816489 gene encoding proline-rich receptor-like protein kinase PERK9 has protein sequence MGELDKDLCNFWKEVASSNITLATFSIIKFEFAESQLDFHRDTMLGKEHMARLRSIVKLHKLAAVSQTVPNSVAEAAAALGESPPVGSPFPATLPAPERKKLPPKRAKRKNPTVLSDEEEDESTEDGLVCKRKRATTTEPPAVENTSPDYAENPPSASTPFESAGDALPSNTSAAEGAQEQVVGAQSSPQPAVEPTISPPHPDAPLAIQAYEGGGENQPSTTPPIPTLPTLVEEVLKAHAAHLSAITAECMEKRLHKMMDEALRDSLSQYEFDNRFQREEASTARA, from the exons ATGGGGGAGCTTGACAAAGACTTGTGCAACTTCTGGAAAGAAGTTGCCTCCTCCAACATCACTTTGGCCACCTTCTCAATCATCAAGTTCGAATTCGCTGAAAGTCAACTAGACTTTCACAGAG ATACGATGTTGGGGAAGGAGCACATGGCTAGGCTACGCTCTATAGTCAAACTTCACAAACTCGCGGCAGTCTCTCAAACCGTCCCGAATTCAGTTGCAGAAGCTGCTGCCGCCCTGGGCGAGTCCCCTCCAGTGGGCTCACCTTTCCCTGCCACTCTTCCTGCCCCTGAGAGGAAAAAGCTACCACCAAAAAGGGCCAAGAGGAAGAATCCTACAGTGCTATCGGACGAAGAAGAGGACGAGAGCACTGAGGATGGGCTTGTTTGCAAAAGGAAAAGAGCAACCACAACTGAGCCGCCAGCAGTTGAAAACACAAGCCCAGACTATGCAGAGAacccccccagcgcctccacacccTTTGAGAGCGCTGGGGATGCTCTCCCATCAAACACCTCGGCTGCTGAGGGCGCTCAAGAGCAAGTTGTGGGCGCTCAATCATCCCCCCAACCTGCAGTGGAGCCAACCATCTCACCACCGCACCCTGATGCTCCCCTCGCCATCCAAGCTtatgagggtggtggtgagaacCAACCCTCAACAACTCCTCCAATCCCGACTCTCCCAACCCTCGTTGAGGAAGTCTTGAAGGCCCACGCCGCTCATCTTAGCGCCATAACTGCTGAGTGCATGGAGAAACGTCTTCACAAGATGATGGACGAGGCTCTAAGGGACTCCTTGAGCCAATACGAGTTCGACAACCGCTTTCAACGGGAGGAAGCTAGCACTGCGAGGGCCTAA